From the Lathyrus oleraceus cultivar Zhongwan6 chromosome 4, CAAS_Psat_ZW6_1.0, whole genome shotgun sequence genome, one window contains:
- the LOC127075109 gene encoding uncharacterized protein LOC127075109: protein MTKQFLLLSLILHLLSGSLSVSAPPSTSSPAKLFSGFLSNAVPAFTKWVWSLKATTKTGVLSKSMMKFESGYNVETVFDGSKLGIEPYAVEVLHNGELLILDSANSNLYRISSSLSLYSRPKLVAGSAEGYSGHVDGKLRDARMNHPKGITIDDRGNIYVADTTNMAIRKISDSGVTTIAGGKWSRGGGHVDGPSEEAKFSDDFDVVYVGSSCSLLVVDRGNQAIREIQLHFDDCAYRYGSDFPLGIAMLVGAGFFGYMLALLQRRLGTIVESQDAQVPVTVMPSASPSTYQKPLKSVRPPLISSEYEPEKQEEGFFGSLGKLLSNAGASMVEIMGGLFPVFRRRPQNSQYHRETLIQQPQKLVNDWPAQESFVIPREDEPPSIDTRAPTPQKTYPFMSKDAEKIKQLRQSKAFYSGWDGDQPQPHQPQQQQQLQQQKHHHRHQYQSSAPHTFYEQSNETTNEVVFGAVQEQEGKKESVIITPVEYGGSLYEHRNIRPRMSSMGYTYTHNY, encoded by the exons ATGACTAAGCAGTTTCTGTTACTATCTCTCATTCTTCACCTTCTCTCTGGATCACTCTCAGTCTCAGCTCCACCATCTACATCTTCACCTGCAA AACTTTTTTCCGGGTTTCTCTCCAATGCTGTCCCTGCTTTTACCAAATGGGTCTGGTCTCTTAAAGCCACCACTAAAACTG GGGTTTTGAGCAAGTCAATGATGAAATTTGAGAGTGGTTACAATGTGGAGACTGTGTTTGATGGAAGCAAGCTTGGAATTGAGCCTTATGCTGTTGAGGTTTTGCATAATGGGGAGCTTCTCATTCTAGATTCTGCTAATAGTAACCTttatagaatctcctcatcacTCTCTTTGT ATAGCAGACCAAAGCTGGTGGCTGGATCAGCGGAAGGATACTCTGGCCATGTTGATGGGAAGCTCAGGGATGCTCGGATGAACCACCCGAAAGGGATAACTATTGATGACCGAGGAAATATTTATGTTGCAGATACTACAAATATGGCAATTAGGAAAATTAGCGATTCAG GGGTCACAACAATTGCTGGAGGAAAATGGAGCCGTGGAGGGGGACATGTTGATGGACCAAGTGAAGAAGCTAAATTTTCTGACGACTTCGATGTGGTTTATGTTGGAAGTAGTTGTTCCCTACTCGTTGTAGACAGAGGAAACCAAGCCATCAGGGAGATCCAACTCCACTTTGATGATTGCGCGTATAGATATGGAAGTGATTTCCCTCTTG GAATCGCAATGCTTGTTGGGGCTGGCTTCTTTGGCTATATGCTGGCACTGCTGCAGCGTAGGCTCGGTACAATTGTAGAATCTCAGGAT GCTCAGGTTCCGGTAACAGTAATGCCTTCCGCTTCTCCAAGTACGTATCAAAAGCCCTTGAAATCCGTCCGGCCTCCTTTAATTTCGTCAGAATATGAACCCGAAAAGCAGGAAGAAGGCTTCTTTGGATCTCTTGGGAAGCTTCTTTCCAATGCTGGTGCATCAATGGTGGAGATAATGGGAGGATTATTTCCTGTTTTCAGAAGAAGACCACAGAACTCACAATACCATAGAGAAACACTGATCCAACAACCTCAGAAGCTAGTGAATGATTGGCCAGCACAGGAAAGTTTCGTGATTCCTCGCGAAGATGAACCACCGTCTATTGACACCAGGGCCCCAACGCCTCAAAAAACCTATCCTTTCATGTCGAAAGATGCAGAAAAAATTAAACAATTGCGGCAAAGTAAAGCATTCTATAGCGGGTGGGACGGAGATCAGCCTCAGCCTCATCAGCCTCAGCAGCAACAACAACTACAGCAACAAAAACACCATCACCGCCATCAGTACCAATCATCGGCCCCTCACACTTTCTACGAGCAGAGCAATGAGACAACAAACGAGGTAGTTTTTGGAGCAGTGCAGGAACAAGAGGGGAAGAAGGAATCTGTAATCATCACACCGGTTGAATATGGAGGCTCATTGTACGAACATCGCAATATTCGGCCTCGGATGAGTTCCATGGGTTATACTTACACTCATAACTACTGA